A region of the Acinetobacter defluvii genome:
TTCCTGCATTGGTATAACCCACCAAAGACACAGTTGGAATATCCGCTTTTTGTCGAGCTGCACGACCTTGTAATCGTGTCTTACGCACTTTCTCTAAACGATCTTTGAGTTGATCCATGCGAATCCGCAATAAACGGCGGTCTGTTTCTAAGATTGTTTCACCAGGACCACGCAGTCCAATCCCACCTTTTTGGCTGTCTAAGTTACTGTGGCGGCGAACCAGGCGAGAAGAGAGGTGATCCAGTTGAGCCAATTCAACTTGTAATTTTCCTTCATGCGTGCGAGCACGTTGGGCGAAAATATCTAAGATTAAACCAGTACGGTCAATCACACGACATTTTAAAATATTTTCTAAATTTCGTTCTTGTGCAGGGGATAACGCATGATCAAAAATAACCAATTCAATTTCTAGATCAGCTACATTTTGGGCGATTTCTTCGGCTTTGCCTGAACCTATAAAAAACTTTGGATCAGGTTTTATGCGTTGCACATGTAAATGTTCTAAAATTTCTGCACCTGCGGATTTGGCTAATAATCGAAACTCTTCTTGATCAATATCATCTAAAATTTGAACTGCAACACTGACTAAGATGGTACATTCATTGATTTGTTTTCGATTTACATATTCCACAGATATTTAGACTCTCAAATAGATTGATTAAATGCCATTCTAGAGTAATTTATGAGGAAAAGTGCAATTCTTGTCAAAGAAATGCAATAAATATTTTAGACATAAACACCAAGCTTCCGCAGTATAAAATGATATAACCTAAGAGCTTGTTAAATGGAATTTTAAAGTGAGAATACTGGGGAGTATGCACATGTTTACTTTGTGACATCATGCTTTTTGCTTCATTTTTACTCATGTGGTCAACAAACTTTAATACAATGTCGTGTATAGAAAAATGAGCTTAAGTTATGCAATTGTTGTGTTTATATGATCAATGCAACTTTCTGTATATCTGTATACAATATACTTAGATGTAAATGAATTTGACTAATATTCAGTTTAGTGAGTCCCCATGCCTCAACCACAGACAAATGCCACAATACCGTCAAACGCAAAAAAGAAATTAAATCTATTTTCGAAAACGTTTTTATATACTAAAAAGCTGGTCAAAGGTACCAGTGTCGTTTCAGAAGGCTTTTATCTGGTTTTCCGACATCAATTGTATAAAGACCCAAATAATTCAAATAACACACGTTATGTGCAGTATTTTTGTCGTCGTCTTGCTGACGTTTTTAATGTCGATGTACATGTTCATGGGGAAATTCCACGAGAACCCGCATTATGGGTGAGTAACCATATTTCATGGTTAGACATCGCAGTGTTGGGGTCGGGTGCACGTATTTTCTTTTTAGCAAAAGCAGAAATTGAAAAATGGCCAATTTTAGGAACTTTGGCAAAAGGTGGTGGGACTTTATTTATTCAACGAGGTTCGGGTGATTCGATTCGTATTCGTGAACAGATTGCTGAGTTTTTAAAGCACGATGTGCCCGTTTTATTTTTTCCTGAAGCCACCACAACAGATGGTACCAAAGTTAAAAAAGTCCATGGTCGTATCTTAGGCGCTGCGATTGAAGCCAAAAAACCCGTACAAGCTTGTGTGATTTGCTATGTCAATCAAGAAGGTAAGCTAGATAGCGTTGTGCCATTTATTGGTGAAACTACGTTTGTGGATCATGTTCAGGCTGTTCTAGAAATGCCGAAAGTTACCGCACATTTAAAAGCCTTGCCTGCGATTTCTGTTGAAGGACATACAGTGGAATCATTAACCAAACTGGTACAGCAGCAAATGCAAGAAGGCTTAGCTGAATTACACAAAGAAGTTTTAGGCTGATTTTAATTGTTCAGAAATGAAAAATCTGATTGAAAAACTCAATCAGATTTTTTGTATTTACATAAAACCTTCGATCGGCAACCATGAAATAAATTTTACACCTGCTTTTTGCCACCACTTCATTTTGGGTTCTTTACGAATGGTACGAATTTCAGTCTGAGTAGTCCGAATCCAGTGAATTTTTTCTTGTGAATTTAATACCAACTTATACGCATATTTGGTCAGATTTTTATCCATTGTAGAGTGTACGGCTTGGGCTAATGGTGGACTATTTAAAATAACGCCAATTTCCGTATTTAAATTAGCAGAACGTGGGTCAAAGTTAAAAGAACCAATAAAAACTTGTTTGTCATCCAGCGCCATCAGCTTGGCATGTAAACTGGAACGACTTAAACCTTTTAAACTAATTTTGGTTTCTTTCGAGAGTTTTTTAATATTCTCATCCAGTTCTTCTTCTGGAATTGCAGGCAAAAACTCATACAATTCCACACCATTTTTGAGTAGGCTTTCTCGGTACTTGGCATAAAATGCATGCACCAAAGCGACATCGTTGGCTTTAAATGAATTAGTCAAAACGCGTACTTGCACACCATTTTGTGCCAGTTCGATTAATCGTTTTTCACCCTCTTGTTCGGGTACAAAATATGCTGAAACGATATCCACACTCGTTTCAGGCTTTTCTAAATACGTCAGCATTTGAAAGTTGAGGTGTTGTTCTTTTTTAGCTTTGGCTTTAATTTTTTCTGGTGAGTCCTTCACCACTTCAGCTTTGACCCAGTCGAGTTGGATATGATGATTTAACCAGTTTTCAAAATCATTAGAATGTGAACTTAAATTCATATAATTTTGTGTGGTAATTTCCTGATAATGTTCGGTTAATTGCTCTTTTAAACTCTCATAACGTAAAGTGTATTTTTGATGACTTACAATATCTCGAACAGGGAATGCGTATTCGTGGTTCCAATATTCATCAAAAGAATGGTTGATATCATCGACTGCTTTGCCGACTAACATGACATCAACGTCAGAGAACTGATAGTTCTCGCTGATATTGTAATATTGGTTGCTCATATTACGTCCACCAATCAAACTGATTTGTTGGTCTGCCGTAAAAGTTTTATTATGCATACGACGATTGATTCTTTTTAAATCAATCACCATTTCCAACGGGCGAAACGAGCGAAAACGATAGGGGTTAAATAGTTTTACATCAATATTGGCATGTTGGTCTAAGGCTAAATAGACAGCTTCCATCTTTTGTGCATTGTTATCATCTATCAATAGACGAACTTTGACGCCACGATCCGCTGCTTGGATAATTTTATAGAGTGCCAACGAACCGATTTTGTCATTGTCCCAGATATAATATTGTAAATCCAAAGTTTTTTCAGCTCGATCAATGAGATGAATACGTGCCGCAATCGCATCAAAAGGATCGTATAATACGTGAAAGCCAGTTAAATCTGGATTTTGTGCTTTTAAAGGCGTAATAATTTTAGCCAAAGAGGTTTGTTCTGTGTTGATATCTTTGGCATATACAGGTGTCGTGGGCTGTGGCTTAGGTAAAGTATTACAGGCAGGTAAACCGAATACGATCACGGTGCAGAGAAACAAGTTTTTTGTATTAAAAACCTTGTGTTTGTTATGTGATTGGTGATGTTGTCGTATCGTATTGATGGTTTGCGTCATAATTTAATCTAAGAATTTACAGAGCTAGAGTATAATTGCCAAATTTCAAAAGATAAATAAAGTTAATCGGCGCTAGTCGCCTTTTTCGAGATTTCGTATGTGGATGACAAATTCAATTATTTTTTACTTTTTTGTGTGCTTTGCCTTTGTTGCACTTTGGGGGATTGCACAAGCTTGGATTAGTCAATCGCGTACTGAAACCATTCATCCATTGAAGTCTTTTGTCCATTTGTTGGTATTCTACCTGTCTTATTTATTATTTCCGTTGTTCTTTTTTAGTTTATATGCGGGTTGGGTCGAATATTTTTCATTACATGAAAGTGTTTTTATTTTCTTATTGTCGTGTTTATTGATCTATGCTCGTTTTATTGAGCCACATTTGGTACGGGTAGATACGCATCAGTATAAATTGAGTGCTGAGCAAGCATTTAAAAAGCCATTCAAAGTCGCTTTAATCGCTGATTTACATATTGGATTATTTTCAGGGCATGAACGTCAGTTAAAAATCATCGTGAAGAAAATTAATGCACAAAAGCCTGATATTGTGGTCGTAGCAGGTGATTGGACGTATGAACCTGAAAATAAATTGGCTGAAGAATTGGCTATGCTGAAAGATATAGAAGCACCGATTTATTCAGTCAACGGCAATCATGATGAGCAATATCCAGGTCCTCCGATTCAAGACTTATTGGCACATGCTTTAAAGGTGAATAATGTTATCGACATCGAAGGGCAAATGCTTGAGTTTGAGGATTTCCGTTTAATTGGTGTTGGAGATCTGTGGGCAGGTAAAACGGATATGCGCAGCATGCCATTATTACCACAAGATAAACCTTGGCTGATTTTGTCGCACAACCCTGATACGGTTGATATGGTGCCTAAATTGGCATCTCGTCCCCTGATGTTGGCAGGGCATACCCATGGTGGGCAAGTCGAGTTGCCTTGGGTAACCAATTATGTCATGAAAAAAGTGTCTATTCTTGGGCATAAACGTGGTCTGTATCAGCATGAAAATGCCGATGTTTTTGTCAGTGTGGGTACAGGTATGGTGGGTGTACCCTTTCGTTTTAGAGTGCCGCCAACCATTGATATTATTGAGTTGAGTTGATATTAAAATGTTAGAGCTTAAGGCTCTGATAAGGATGATCTTCTGAACTTTTTGCTACCAAATATGGCTATTTTGCAAATAGCAAAGAAAAGCAGCAACAACGCTGAAGTTAGGATCTTGAGTCTAGATCTAGATGGATTGTTGAAAAGGAAATACAGTATTTTTATACAAGATCGTGAAATTCGATATTTTTTATGACTGTCTATTTGACTTAAAAATATTCAAAGTAAATAAAAAGCCTGCAAATTTTGCAGGCTTTTTATTTGTAATCACACCATTAAATCTGATTATTTACATCATCATTTTTGGTTTCACGAATGGCTAAAAACGCAAGTAGTGAAAGAATAGAGGCAGCAGTTAAATAATAACCCACCGCATATAAACCATAAGTGGTTGCCAGTTTAGTGGCAATCAAAGGTGCAAAAGATGCCCCAAAAATACCAGCAAGGTTAAAAGTCAAAGCTGAACCCGTATAGCGTACAGAGGTGGGGAAGATTTCTGACAGTACTGTACCGATTGGACCATAAGTTAAGCCCATAATCGCAAGACCTGTACATAGAAATAGGAATACGACAAAGGTATTTCCAGACTCCAACATACTCGAGAAAACCAAACCGAATAATGCTGAAACGATACACACCCCAACAGATGTGGCTTTGCGTCCAAATTTCTCAGCTAAAATCGCAGAAAGAGGAATGAATGCTGCAAAACAAAGCGTTGCCAATAATTGAAGTTCTAAGAACTCAGAACGAGAATAACCAAGTTTTGTCGTTCCCCAGTTTAAGGCAAAGACAGTGGTTAAATAGAATACCACAAAAGTACAAATCGCTGCGATTGTTCCTAAAATCAGCATTCCCCAATGTTTAGTCAGCACTTCTTTAAAGGGGATATTTACTTCTTTTTGTTTATTTAACACTTTTTGGAAGGCAGGGGTTTCATGAAGTTTTAAACGGATCCAGAGACCGACAATGACCAAGGCAGCACTGGCAATAAAGGGAATACGCCAGCCCCATTGCATAAAGTCCGCTTCAGACATGAATGCACTAAGAGTTAAGAATGAACCCGTAGCTAAAATAAAACCAATTGGTGCACCTAGTTGAGGGAACATACCATACCAAGCACGTTTGCCTTCAGGTGCATTTTCGGTCGCCAATAGCACTGCACCAGACCATTCACCACCCAACCCAAGCCCTTGGCCTAAACGACAAAGTGCCAGTAATAATGGGGCGATGATGCCAATTTGATGATAAGTCGGTAACAAACCGATACATACTGTCGATATTCCCATGGTTAGCAGTGCTGCAACCAATGTGGCTTTACGACCGATACGATCACCTAAATGTCCAAATAAAGCAGCACCAATTGGGCGAGCGATAAAGGCAATGGCGAAAGTCGCTAAAGATTGAATCGTAGCAGTAGTTGGATCTGTGCTTGCAGGAAAGAACAAATGCGGAAAAATGATGACTGCTGCGGTTGCATAAATATAAAAGTCAAAAAACTCAATGGTTGTGCCTACAAGGCTTGCAAAAAGGACACGCGTTTTTGAATTCGGCTGAACTTGGTCAGTCGCAGTGATATTAGATGACGCCATGGTAGACCTTACACTTTTAAAAGTAAAAAATTAATTTTCTAAAGCGTAATCTTTTTAAAAAAGGCGTAATTTCTTAAAAAAACAACGAGATAAATCCACACCAACTCGATCAGGGTCGCTGATATATGCGTAAGTGAAGATTAGATAACGTAGAGATAGATTGCGAAGAATTGTAATCCCGCACCCATCAACACAAAGATGTGCCAAATAGCATGGGTATATCTTACTCTTTTTAAGGCATAAAACAATGCACCAATGGTGTAAGCAAGCCCACCTGCGACCAATAATTTGATGGCACCGCTACTTAAAAACCGTTGCATATCGTCCATGACCAATACAGCAAGCCATCCCATAACCAAGTATGCAATGAGCGAAATTTTTTGAAAGCGATGAATGAAAACTAACTTGAATAATGTACCAATAGCAGCAATTACCCAGAGTGCAATTAATAAATAATGTGCTTTTGCTGTAGGAATTGCGATACCTAAAAACGGTGTATATGTCCCTGCAATCAAATAATAAATAGCGGTATGATCTAATTTTTTATACCAATGGCGTTTTTTCTCATCGACAGAAAAATGATAAATTGCAGAACTTGAAAATAACAACACCATGCTTAAACCATAAACCACTAAACCAAAAAATTGCCAAGTAGGTAAATAGCTACCCTTGATTAGCATAAAAATCATAGCAATTGCAGCACAAACAGCACCGATCGCATGACTAATCGCATTTATACGTTCTTCTTGGGGGGCATAAACGTGAATAATATTTGAGGTCATGATTGTAATTTTCTTAAAAATACATTTGTATAGTAATAGAGTTTTACCTTTAAAGTAAGAACATTTAAAATAGTAACTTGTATCAATATGAGTTTGCACTATGTCACAGTTGGCTTCGATGTCCGAGCAAGAACAACAATTTATCAATGCTGTACAGCAAGCCATTGAAACACAAGCTTTTGAACGATTGATACTCAGTCAATATAAAGGAGCATTAGAACATTTAGAAAAAATGACTTTTCGTATTATTTCACTACAAAATCAAGAGATGATGAGTTGTCTATATCGTTATAAAACCCAAGATGTCACCAAAAACTATCCAATCA
Encoded here:
- a CDS encoding lysophospholipid acyltransferase family protein; amino-acid sequence: MPQPQTNATIPSNAKKKLNLFSKTFLYTKKLVKGTSVVSEGFYLVFRHQLYKDPNNSNNTRYVQYFCRRLADVFNVDVHVHGEIPREPALWVSNHISWLDIAVLGSGARIFFLAKAEIEKWPILGTLAKGGGTLFIQRGSGDSIRIREQIAEFLKHDVPVLFFPEATTTDGTKVKKVHGRILGAAIEAKKPVQACVICYVNQEGKLDSVVPFIGETTFVDHVQAVLEMPKVTAHLKALPAISVEGHTVESLTKLVQQQMQEGLAELHKEVLG
- a CDS encoding phospholipase D family protein, whose amino-acid sequence is MTQTINTIRQHHQSHNKHKVFNTKNLFLCTVIVFGLPACNTLPKPQPTTPVYAKDINTEQTSLAKIITPLKAQNPDLTGFHVLYDPFDAIAARIHLIDRAEKTLDLQYYIWDNDKIGSLALYKIIQAADRGVKVRLLIDDNNAQKMEAVYLALDQHANIDVKLFNPYRFRSFRPLEMVIDLKRINRRMHNKTFTADQQISLIGGRNMSNQYYNISENYQFSDVDVMLVGKAVDDINHSFDEYWNHEYAFPVRDIVSHQKYTLRYESLKEQLTEHYQEITTQNYMNLSSHSNDFENWLNHHIQLDWVKAEVVKDSPEKIKAKAKKEQHLNFQMLTYLEKPETSVDIVSAYFVPEQEGEKRLIELAQNGVQVRVLTNSFKANDVALVHAFYAKYRESLLKNGVELYEFLPAIPEEELDENIKKLSKETKISLKGLSRSSLHAKLMALDDKQVFIGSFNFDPRSANLNTEIGVILNSPPLAQAVHSTMDKNLTKYAYKLVLNSQEKIHWIRTTQTEIRTIRKEPKMKWWQKAGVKFISWLPIEGFM
- a CDS encoding metallophosphoesterase, encoding MWMTNSIIFYFFVCFAFVALWGIAQAWISQSRTETIHPLKSFVHLLVFYLSYLLFPLFFFSLYAGWVEYFSLHESVFIFLLSCLLIYARFIEPHLVRVDTHQYKLSAEQAFKKPFKVALIADLHIGLFSGHERQLKIIVKKINAQKPDIVVVAGDWTYEPENKLAEELAMLKDIEAPIYSVNGNHDEQYPGPPIQDLLAHALKVNNVIDIEGQMLEFEDFRLIGVGDLWAGKTDMRSMPLLPQDKPWLILSHNPDTVDMVPKLASRPLMLAGHTHGGQVELPWVTNYVMKKVSILGHKRGLYQHENADVFVSVGTGMVGVPFRFRVPPTIDIIELS
- a CDS encoding MFS transporter, with amino-acid sequence MASSNITATDQVQPNSKTRVLFASLVGTTIEFFDFYIYATAAVIIFPHLFFPASTDPTTATIQSLATFAIAFIARPIGAALFGHLGDRIGRKATLVAALLTMGISTVCIGLLPTYHQIGIIAPLLLALCRLGQGLGLGGEWSGAVLLATENAPEGKRAWYGMFPQLGAPIGFILATGSFLTLSAFMSEADFMQWGWRIPFIASAALVIVGLWIRLKLHETPAFQKVLNKQKEVNIPFKEVLTKHWGMLILGTIAAICTFVVFYLTTVFALNWGTTKLGYSRSEFLELQLLATLCFAAFIPLSAILAEKFGRKATSVGVCIVSALFGLVFSSMLESGNTFVVFLFLCTGLAIMGLTYGPIGTVLSEIFPTSVRYTGSALTFNLAGIFGASFAPLIATKLATTYGLYAVGYYLTAASILSLLAFLAIRETKNDDVNNQI
- the trhA gene encoding PAQR family membrane homeostasis protein TrhA; the protein is MTSNIIHVYAPQEERINAISHAIGAVCAAIAMIFMLIKGSYLPTWQFFGLVVYGLSMVLLFSSSAIYHFSVDEKKRHWYKKLDHTAIYYLIAGTYTPFLGIAIPTAKAHYLLIALWVIAAIGTLFKLVFIHRFQKISLIAYLVMGWLAVLVMDDMQRFLSSGAIKLLVAGGLAYTIGALFYALKRVRYTHAIWHIFVLMGAGLQFFAIYLYVI